A stretch of Mesoplodon densirostris isolate mMesDen1 chromosome 9, mMesDen1 primary haplotype, whole genome shotgun sequence DNA encodes these proteins:
- the LOC132495923 gene encoding uncharacterized LOC128031837 homolog: MYRFRSQLFTGISAAATAHSYPRRFSPLLLVENSPLSRPPHRRTSKKCSSIG, translated from the coding sequence ATGTATCGTTTCCGATCACAGCTCTTCACGGGGATTTCTGCTGCCGCCACCGCCCACTCTTACCCGCGCCGCTTCTCGCCTCTGTTGTTAGTCGAAAACTCGCCTCTCAGCCGCCCGCCGCACAGACGCACGAGTAAAAAGTGCAGCTCCATCGGCTGA